The genome window aaaggacaagtgCTTGAGATCAGATAGAGTCAGAGGCTGAGTCAGACTATTAAACAGTGTGTGAACACTCTGAAGCTGTTCTGCCTCCTTCATACTTCCTGCACTCTTCAGAACTCTGCTCaggtgctgctggctgtggttCTGAGCCCTGGGCTACAGAGAGGATAGCTCAGACACCTCTCACACAACACACCGCTAACCTGAGCCCAGGGCTGCTGGCTGTGCTCCCACAGGCCCTGGGCTCATGTCTGTTCAACACATGGAGAGTGTTTGCACTGTGGAAGACTGTTCAGCTGAGTTTAAACAGTCTGCCGCTAGAAAGAGACAGTGTCAGCTGTGTCATGTGGACAAGCTGTGTCCTTCAGTCCTCCAACCTGGGTTAGTTAGTTAGCACTGAACAGCATGATGGAGCACTGAACAGTGTGATGGTGCAGTGAACAGTATGATGGAGCAGTGAACAGTGTGATGGTGTAGTGAACAGTGTGATGGTACAGTGAACAGTGTGATGGTGTAGTGAACAGTGTGATGGTGCAGTGAACAGTGTGATGGTGCAGTGAACAGTATGATGGAGCAGTGAACAGTGTGATGGTGTAGTGAACAGTATGATGGAGCAGTGAACAGTGTGATGGTGTAGTGAACAGTGTGATGGTACAGTGAACAGTGTGATGGTGCAGTGAACAGTGTGATGGTGCAGTGAACAGTGTGATGGTGCAGTGAACAGTGTGATGGAGCAGTGAACAGTGTGATGGTGCAGTGAACAGTGTGATGGTGCAGTGAACAGTGTGATGGTGTAGTGAACAGTGTGATGGTGCAGTGAACAGTGTGATGGTGTAGTGAACAGTGTGATGGTGTAGTGAACAGTGTGATGGTGTAGTGAACAGTGTGATGGTGCAGTGAACAGTGTGATGGTGCAGTGAACAGTGTGATGGTGCAGTGGGTGCAGTAAACATTCTACATCTCACTCAGTGGCTGTGATGTCAGACACAGGCCTGTTTGTCTTTGGATGAAGGCTAACAGTTTTCCCCTGtatccagtgtttgtgctaagctaatcTCACAGTACTCCGGCCTCCTgcagtcacattcacacagccaTGAAGAGTTCAGAGGCCTTATATGGACGCTAAAGCAGAACATCAACGCTCGCAGAGGAAGTGCTGAACGTAGGGGATGCACACGCACACTTCCTCAGTAACTGTGAACTCATTTTTTGAGTCAAGTCGAAAGAAGTCGAGGCGAGCgagagaagaggaagtggtGCAGCTAGAAGGAGCATAaagtgtgattgtgtgtgtccTTATAAGGCAAAACAGAATGAGGACATAAGtgtgtatctctctctcacacacacacaaacacacacacattctgtgttttttaatgagtttcacACTCTTGTTGAATATTGATCATTCGTGTGACTTTATGGGAAACTGAGGCATTAAACCACAGAGTCTTCTTCACAGAGCACACCTACTTCCTGTCACAAGCTTCCTGTTCAGAGGATTATGTtcatgacacacatacacacccacccCTGCACACATGCTGTTGTTTCATAACGAGGTGTTTTTCCACTTCCACATTCGGCTGTTAACTCAGAGCTGGttggacatttttcatattgATTAATGCTCATTGAAAAATAGTTCCTCCAGAGAATGATTTTGTCACAGTGAACTACTTTacaagcagaaaaaataaatgtctgtgttcCTGATTTCAGTCCGTTTCGGCTTCACAAcaagatgattttatttgtattttttttagattaaaccTCAGACAAATTGTTAGAAActaaaaaacagagcagcagaggtggagaCAGACTGCAGATAGAAAACAGAGCCAGAGTTCAGAGAATACAAGACGTCAAAGAACAAATCTGTTCCTGAACCTTTTGAACATCAATATTGATGatatataataatcataatgataataacacatTAGCGCAGTCAGAGCATTTTAGTCTGGATAATTCCCGATGATAAGTGTCAGCGTTTGTCCTGCCTCCTGCTGGACACATGAAGCTACAACATGTGgatttctgagtgtgtgtgacaggacaTGAACCCTGATCACAGTCGTTATTGACCACCTGGTGCCTGATCAGACCAACGATCAACTAACTGGACACTGTTATACTGAGTTTTACATGCAATTATAAATCGAATGAAAAGTTCttccctgctgaaaaaaacaccacataTGCTGGTCCTGCTGGTGACCAGTCACTAGTGGACCCGTTTCTGTAGTGAGTGACGCACACAGCTTGAATGTTGAAAACCTTTTAATTCATCCCTTTATGATAACAGACATCATGCAGCACAGACGTCATTGCCGTGAGCTCAGATGCAAACAGGTGGAAGTTGTCGGCCATCTTGTTTCAGAGATCACATTTCTTCAGGTGGGAGGTCATGTTCTCCACAGAGATGCCCACACTCCTGTATCCGGGCTTGCCGAGACCTATGACCAACGCTGTGGACGCAGAGACAGACGGTTCACACAGGACAATCAAACTTTATGTAAACACAGGCAgaagcacagagacagacagacagacaggatgacagacaggacaacagacagacaggatgacagacaggacaaCAGACAGCCAGGATGACAGACAGTGAACTGTGACTCTCCATAGCTCTCACCTTTAGTGCTGAAGCCGATGACCAGCGGGCTGCTTTCGtttatcattgtgtttttcatggtGACCAACGTCATCAACTTGATCTTATTACTCGCCTCATTTGTGATGACCATGGCTTTAACTCCAGCCAAAGTAACCGTGCTGCCATCCCCAGGCTCACCACACACCGCCTTTATTTGATctgactgagagagacacaTGTCAGTGAGCTGCATGTAAATTCAGCCTGGAATACAAACATGAAGCGAACCAGCAACACagcatcaccagactccatttaaaaaatgctcaatttagtgagttgttgagttagaaGAAAcattataaactttgtgaaacactctGACTAACTCTTCAGgtcttatttccattttttattttccttgtaGAAGCTGTCAGATTGTGGTGTCTGAACACAGTTTACTCTGAGTTCACATCACTATCAGACTGTGAACAACCCTGATGTCAACACAGTAAATCTGTGAATACAAAAGtttccatgaaaacaaaataatcctTCCCAGCAAACTCTGAAGCTATTTAACGAGACCAGAACAACTTCAGGTAAACCCATGAAGAACCAACCGAACACACAGAATCACCCACACTGACCTCAACAGTTGAGAACTTAAATCAGATTTGGAGCTCAGCTGTAGGATTCTACACAGTTCTGCTGGGCTGGGAGGGGTGAGCTCATTGTTTTAGAAGAGATCATTATCAttgctctgctctctgaggATCCTCAGGCTAAAACTGACATCAGAAGACATGAAAATTGTTCTTTCATGTGTTGTGAGTGGGACAAGGCGGCTCAGCAGCGCCTCTCGTGTGTTTCAGCACAGCAGCCCTCACCACACGCCTCACACGCCTCAACAAAACAGGTCAGGATGCGTGTCACGCCAAGATCTACAAAAAAGTCTTGGTGCCGTCGCctaaacccaacaggaagtcagccattttgaacTGAGTATTTATGTGAACACTGACAGGAGTTAGAGCACCAGTCcaacaggaaacactgaacaactgtgtgtgtgtgtgtgtgtgtgtgtgtgtgtgtgtgtgtgtgtgtgtgtgtgtttaccgtAATGCCAGTAAACATGTCCGTGGCGGCCCAGACCCGACCTTCTGTGCCACAGATGGCAGCTGCAGCGATCTCTGGATTTCCCATCAGACTGTCAATGAACCCCTGCCACGACATGCTGATCGCTgatcactaacacacacacacacacacacacacacacacacacacacacacacacacacacacacacacacacacagagtgagttACTAacagtgtctgaatgagacgGAGACTCACAGCTCTgatcagactgtgtgtgagagcagctcAGCTTACCTGTGCAGGTGTGGTCTCAGGTGTGCTGCAGAGGGAAGGCAGGAGGCGAATGCAGTAACACCGAAAACCAGTTGGCTGTTAAACCTGCCACACCTCCTGtcaggtggaggggggaggtgtCACCTGTGGAGGCGGTCAGTAGAACTTTGGATCAATCACAAGAAGCTGAGCACACGTTTGGACCTGAAGGTGAAAAGATGTCTGACGTGACTCTGAGAGaacttttattctctctcttttattcgCTCAGAAACATTCAGGAATGACGTCACAGAGACATTCTTCCTGGCTCGCTGCTGGTTGTCTTGGTGGGAAACATCGTCCCAAcccccagtgcatgctgggacacacacacattcctcccAGCTGCACACCCAGTATTAGATCACAGCCCTCGCGGCCTGGAGCAGCAGGTCTGAACGCTCCTGAGGCTGGCAGCTGGTTCTGTATCCTCCTCAGCTTCTGCTCGCTGCTGGGCTGCTGGGATATTTACATTCTCTACAGGTGACATTCATGTGTGACTCTGGACCAATGGCAGCAGGCCATCTGACAACGAGCCGGTTGCGACGTCCACACAcccagcacagcacagagagCCCGTAACAATGAGGTGGAGCCAGATCCTGCAAGACCGGATCAGCTCGTTCCTGCCTGGAGGCGTCGACAGTTTCTGTCCAAACACcgcgtctgtctctctgtctgtctctgtatgaAGTCAGCTCAGGTGTGGATCTCTCGTCTTCCTCCTGCACGTGTCCAGGCGTCCGACAGTTCAGGTCCCTCAGGCCTCATGATGTtcatcacactgacagaaagCTTTCTATATTTACAAAACACTTTTCACGTCTAATTGTTCACAGGCACACCTGCCACATCCAACATGACACGATCTGAGGAAGGACAGAGGATCAAACTTATCCAGATGTGATCCTCGTCTATGACCTCGTCACTAGATGTCGCCAAACACTCCACATGTCACACGCTGCGCCTTTAAGACGAGCCTGCCAAGAAAACTACCATtcacacaaagtgacacaaaacagaCTGAGGATCAAACACTTTATTCAGTTTCTCCCATGATGCAGTGTGCCGTCAGGTCGGGGGGAGGGGCATAATTCTACAAATAAGACTCATTATTACGAGTTATTGACGTTAACATCACTACATGATGATCGGACTTCATGTATCCACCATTCTTTACAAAAGACTGCAGTTCACTGTGGTTCAtccaaaacactgtgtgtgtgcgtgtgtgtgtgtgcgtgtgtgtgtgtgcgtgtgtgtgttagcggTCGAGGATGTAGGTCTTGTACGACTTGTTCATCTGCTCCAGGAAGATGAAGGTGAGCACGGTGTGGGGGCCGAGGCGGGCGTAGTACGGAGTGAAGCCTTtccacagagagaagaaacctTCAGAGCGAATGACTCGCATCAACACCTCCTGATGGAGccacacacaggaagcagagaagaagaagaagcgtcagcagcaggaacagtCTACAGACGAGGATCACTGACACCCGCCTTAGTGACGGACAACTAGGGCTGCACGATGTTGGAAAAACTGACACTGTGATATTTTGTCACCCTGTGATATATATTGCGCTGTGAAAAAAATAgaggaattttcatcagatgacctgagCAGCACTTTATGTTACGCTGCACTGCTGTggcctctgtctgtgtttcagagatatTCTTGTTATCTTTTATTACTTGCTTTTATTGTGCTGGGACCTGAGTACATGTTTCCTTCTATCATGTTCATACGTGAactgaatgacaataaacaaaactttgaTCCGTTTGAGCTCTCTGTCTTAAAATGGAACATTCTAGCTTCATGGTTACATTAAGTAATTAACAATGAGTGATGAACCGGTTATTCAACgactgaaatctgttttttggtttggaCGACAGTCAGATCTGACTTTGCATTCGTCGTCCTGAGCTGTGTGGCAGAGTCCTGCACGGGTTCAGGTACCTGCGAGCACAATCTGGATGAAAcgggtgaaaaataatgaactGTGTGCAACACAGGTGCGGGTCGGACGCCTGGAGAGCTCAGGTCAGGTTTTGTGAGtcaataaataattattattacattacatctaCAAAAATACACCTGCACTTCATATGAGCTCATGCCTGCCTGCAGGCTCCCAGAACTCCCATTCCCCAcgctggcttactttcattttcaaaacttgtGTCTGTCTAATTTTCCTTCAGGTGCGGGTCGGGCATCAGTATCAGTTCCTAGCGGGTCGGCTTGGGTGcagaatgtaatttgtgctactgtcgGAAAACGGGTTGGATGCAGTTTTAAGTAGGGAGAGTACAGGCGGGTTTACAAAATAAgacccgtgcaggactctgCTGTGTGGTACTGACGTAAATGGTCAAActaattagttgtgttacctctcGCTGTGGCACAGAAcacgtgtttggtcaatatcatccttcttgtagccgAAATAAGTCTTCAGTCTGCTTCAGCACACTGATTAAGAACCAATGTGATGGATcgctgtgtgtgtcaggtacccttgaaatgagatgagttcatttgcctcctacatcaGGCTCTGCGATGTGACTGCTGCACACGCGTACATCACGATGACGATGCGCAAACGATATATCGTGCAGCTCTGCCGACAACACCGACTTCACTCTGAGACTCACCAGACCGTTCTTGTACTCCGGCTTCCCGTCGATCATCTTCATGTTCTGAATCCTGAcgaacaaacaggaagcagacacGTCAACAGAACGTCTGATAtcagcagaggacagaaaacaaccaatcacagcagcaggtggagccaACGTCAGCTCAGAGTCTCACCTGGTCTTCACAATGTCCACGGGCATCGATGCTGCCGTGGTAACCAGACCGCTAATCATGCTAGCACAGAAATGACACAGAATATCGTCCCCGAAataacctgaaaacaaacacacacacacacacacacacacacacaccattaagCCTTTAGTCACAATAAAGCACTGCACATAGCCCCAAGCTGACAGAGCTGTTAGCTTTGAGCTAATGGAGCCGTTAGCTCCGGGTTAGAGACATACAGGCTGGAGAGTCGGGTTCATGTTCTGCTGTGTACCTGAGTCGAGCAGCGCCTGTTTGGACTGAGAGTAGGAGGCCAGCTGAGCTGCGTTAACCACCACCGCTCGAGCCATGGTGGGAACacacccctacacacacacacacacacaaacaaaaggattAAACAATGTAATAATGATCATTAATATCATATTATCATGTTCTCTGGTATTCAAgcttcagtatttcattttcttgttgAATAATGAAGTCAATTTCCCAAAGACTCGTAATAATCAGAGACAGCGTTTGTTTGTAGAGCTGCAGCTACAGATCATCAGCCATCAGCTGTGAGCAGAGAGCAGTTGCTGGCGGAGCAAACAGTCGTCAGGGATTTAAACTGCTGTGTCTCTGCGGCGGGATGATGGTCTGAGGTCAGTGTCGGAGGCTCACCCTCCACAGCGTGGTGATGCCTTCTTCTCTGGTGATCCGGGCCAGAGCGTTGAAGACGTTGGTGTAGCCTCTCCTCTGGTCTGCAGGCAtcctggagacaaacacatgttttcactgcgcccatcagctgatctgagagGACGGACACACAGACGGGCGGAGGCGGCGTCTCACCGTCCGTCGGCCGTCATCCGGATCAGCGCCACCTCTGCTGGCGTCCCGACGAACGCTCCTGTGGCTCCGGCTGTCATACCGATCAGAGCCTTGAGGAGGAAGTTTGGCGGCCGCCCGTCAGCACTGGTCATCTTCTCAAACAGGATGGTGTAGATGCCCAGACGGGTCGTCGTGTACGTCGCCTGACGCAACAGACCTGccgacagactgacacagagacacaaccaCACACCGTTTTCATTTCCATCAGGATCAGAGTGAATGATTAGATATAatgcagcaggtggagcagcaggtggagcgGCAGGTGGAGCGGCAGCTACCCGGTGTAGATGCCTCTGACTCCTTCATTCTTCAGGATGGAGAACAGAGCATGGAAGCTGGTTTTGTACTCGCGAGCCTTCGTGCCCTGACCGCTCAGCTGCATCCGGTTCTTCACCAGGTCCAACGGCTGCACGAAGACCGTTGCACCCAtcctggagagacagacaggcatgttcagagagacagacaggcatgttcagagacagagagacatgttcagagagacagacatgttcagagagacagacaggcatgttcagagacagacagacatgttcagagacagacagacatgttcagagacagagagacatgttcagagagacagacatgttcagagagacagacaggcatgttcagagacagacagacatgttcagagacagacagacatgttcagagagacagacagacatgttcagagacagagagacatgttcagagacagagagacatgttcagagacagacagacatgttcagagagacagacagacatgttcagagacagacagacatgttcagagagacagacaggcatgttcagagagacagacagacatgttcagagagacagacagacatgttcagagagacagacatgttcagagacagacagacgtgttcagagagacagacagacatgttcagagagacagacagacatgttcagagagacagacatgttcagagacagacagacgtgttcagagagacagacagacatgttcagagagacagacagacatgttcagagacagacagacatgttcagagagacagacaggcatgttcagagacagacagacatgttcagagagacagacatgttcagagagacagacatgttcagagagacagacatgttcagagacagagagacaggatgTCACTGTGAACAACAGATGTGTGTTGAAGTCAGCAGTAGGAGAGCTGAAGAACAACTCTGGATGACGACTGTGTGCAGCAACAGTGTTTAGTTGTGGAACCGGCTCCTCCACCAGAACTGATCCTGCATCAGTCATCCACCTGATGCCGTTGGGTTTCTAACAGTGAACATAATCCTTCATAATCTGCCCAGCGACGGAACATCACATGGTGACATCACATGGTGACATCACATGGTGACATCACATGGTGACATCACATGGTGACATCACATGATTCATGGTCAGCCCCACACACTGGACCTACTGTGCGCATTaaagcacagaagaagaaaaatcacccaatcagaggagagtgaGAAGCACAAAGGCTGAATGTAGACGTCAGTGCTGAAGTCCACCACAGGCCCGAAGTCCCACCAGAGGCCCGAAGTCCACCAGAGGCCCGAAGTCCACCACAGGCCCGAAGTCCCACCACAGGCCCGAAGTCCCACCACAGGCCCGAAGTCCACCACAGGCCCGAAGTCCCACCAGAGGCCCGAAGTCCACCAGAGGCCCGAAGTCCACCAGAGGCCCGAAGTCCACCACAGGCCCGAAGTCCACCACAGGCCCGAAGTCCCACCAGAGGCCCGAAGTCCACGTTTCACCCCCAGTGCTGCTCATGGAGGCTCCACAagattacccagaatgcatcaAAACATGTGTgaacaagttaaaaacaacagtgagaacTGGACGAATACTTTACAGGCTGTCAtccacacagtgtgtgtgtgtgcacagtgtgtgtgtacgtgcgcaAACTGAAGtcagcagctgtcacacacacactcctgcagagGTTCACGTGCACGCTCCTTGAAGCAGGCCTCGTGCACGCTCCTGGGatgtttgagagtgtgtgtgagggtcgtgacatttaaaggacacacagacctgctgctcTGTTCACTCACGGTCTACACTCCAACGCcgtacccacaatgcatcagtGAGATCTAGATGATGTTCTGCTCAGAACCTTTGAATCACAGCTCAAGTTATTCTCCTCACTTATGTGACGTCTGAATCATCTTAAACACGTCGTTTATTTAGTTTCTACACAAACATACTGAACATGAACCGTAATACAAATGTTCAGTATATTACTTCATTTGTATCAGAAACGGTTTATGTATGTATCagtatttataaatatttttattttcattttcataaatttacttttttatttactaaCCCTATAATTACTTGTTTGGTCTGCAGATGATTATTAGTCCTCTGCATTTTATTTAGTCCtccaaaaacatatttatatatattctttACACCCATTttatgtgatgtcatgtttaaaatgtgatgtcatAAATCAACCCCTGAAGAAGGAGGAACTAAATGAAAGCTGAATAAACAGGCAGGAGACATGAAGGGACATGAATCTAGAACAAAAGTGCTCATGTGTGTTCTGGACTGTCTCCTTAACTCAAGTTTATACTGAGCTCACATGACGGTGGAGTCTGCCGGCTCTGATTGTTATCTGATCACAAACTGCACTCTTCTTCAGGTCCAGTGAGCTTCAGTGGCACCAGAaccaaacatcatcatcatcatcatcatcatcatcatcatcaacaacaacaagaaacaaaagaaagagaaagattttactgctgggttagggttagggtttgatGAGAGGACCCATCATGGATGTATTAAAGGAGCCTGAGTGCAGGTCACAGACCAGGTGTGTTACACCTTTACATAACCTCAGAGCTAGcggtagcatgctaacagccTACCTGCTGGGTGGTTCAGGTTAGTGAAGCTAAACACGAGCGACCTGAAGGAGACCTGACAGCTAGCCGAGCTGCTAACATGGCCCGCAGTCTGAGCACTGACGGTGTACAGACCGTCCACATATCAGATGCTAACGAACAAACTGTTCCAACAGGTGTGCAAACATTCACCTGGCTAACGTTAACTAGCTGCCTCGGATAGCTAGCATTACCATGCCGCTAGTCGCTACCTGCAGTCACCAGATAAGCAGAATACTTCAGATGTGTCGTCCTGTTTCTCTCCGAGTCAAGTCAGATTATCGATTATTACAGTTACACAACAAGGGGAAGAGAGCACGGACCGAGCACAGCTAGCTTAAAGGCTACTAGCGGTACAGTATGCTTCATAACACCggagtgtgtttgagtgtgtgtccagTGCAGAAAGTGTCCCCTGCAGCGCTGACTCCGTCGGTAACGTCACGTTTGATTCTGGTTTGTGAACGGGTCAGTGTGAGCGGAGACACTAATCGACGAGGGAGCAGAGTTTGACATGACACCGGCCCTGCGCTGCTGCCAGTGactgacagctaacagctaactgtgCAGCCGGTACAGTCTGGAGGAAGCAGACAACAGGTGGTTTTAATCAGAATAGcatgaatgtttgtttctgGCGGGGGAATTTAACCAGCATCCTCCGGCAGCTCGTGAACTCCTCTGTGAGCAGTCCTGACCGCTGAGATTAGCACATTAGCATGTGAGCTAGCAGCAGTACCTACCCGGCCAGTCCTCCGAACAAGAACTTGATGGCCTTCGGAGAGGTCTTGGGCTTTGCCTCCGCCATGTTTCCCCGGTCAGATTCCTGCTGCCTGTGTGCCTCTGAGCCGGACGGTCCACCTGCTCTCTAGCCGGTACAGAGGTGCAGCAGCCGGGGCAAGGTGACTCTGTGGAGCGGGCACATCCGGGGACGCGACGCCCGGTGGACCAATCAGGAGGCGAGGACGCAGAGCATGTTACGGGTCGCATCAGCAGCTCGTTAATCTGAACTCCATCTTCTAAAGTCAGCTGTCATTCAAGCGTTTgtgtgaaaatcaaacattgaGAACTGATGCTGGAGCTGAATTTACATTGTGTCGctcagacagacggacggaaTGTCTTTTTAGCTGCTCTTTGTTTACAACAGCTCATTTAATCAGTGTCTTCAGGGATAATAATGTATGTCCGAcagcacctgaaggcagcagccGCTCTGGCGtaaacaatgacagaaataatTTATGAAAGGTCTAAAATTATATTAATCATctagataataataataataataataataataataataataataataataatgatgatgatgatgaagatgatgatgatgatgatgatgatgatgataataataataataataataataataataataataataatagggtAAGGGACGAACGTTTTAGTAAAAGTTAATTGAACTACAATAAtggaaaaacaataaacaaattaaaacatcattttaaaaaagaaataatgcaaACACATGACGACCTCTTTCAAAGCTAATATCTTATTGTTATTAATGTAAATCAGCTAACGTATATAAAATGTCAGCCGCATGAATAGTTGTAATGATTCTCATCATTAGGAATGATGTCATTAGATACAACATCATTGATAATAAACGCTGATTTTTGAAAAGGTATATTTAACGAAATGTAACAGTTATTTAACATCAAATCAATTTCGATGAACAGTGTACCGATATAAAATGTGGTGAacgttaataataataactgacGTGACAGACATCCAATAGAAAGCCGCCTCCGTCTCTGTCTTCACGTCCATTGGTCAGTGGACCTGGAGGGCGGGACCTGTCAGATGCAACAGCTGGTTGAGGAAGTAGAGACATCGGGCGGTGAGTAGAGAC of Acanthopagrus latus isolate v.2019 chromosome 10, fAcaLat1.1, whole genome shotgun sequence contains these proteins:
- the slc25a11 gene encoding mitochondrial 2-oxoglutarate/malate carrier protein isoform X2; translated protein: MGATVFVQPLDLVKNRMQLSGQGTKAREYKTSFHALFSILKNEGVRGIYTGLSAGLLRQATYTTTRLGIYTILFEKMTSADGRPPNFLLKALIGMTAGATGAFVGTPAEVALIRMTADGRMPADQRRGYTNVFNALARITREEGITTLWRGCVPTMARAVVVNAAQLASYSQSKQALLDSGYFGDDILCHFCASMISGLVTTAASMPVDIVKTRIQNMKMIDGKPEYKNGLEVLMRVIRSEGFFSLWKGFTPYYARLGPHTVLTFIFLEQMNKSYKTYILDR
- the LOC119026749 gene encoding profilin Sal k 4.0301-like, with product MSWQGFIDSLMGNPEIAAAAICGTEGRVWAATDMFTGITSDQIKAVCGEPGDGSTVTLAGVKAMVITNEASNKIKLMTLVTMKNTMINESSPLVIGFSTKALVIGLGKPGYRSVGISVENMTSHLKKCDL
- the slc25a11 gene encoding mitochondrial 2-oxoglutarate/malate carrier protein isoform X1: MAEAKPKTSPKAIKFLFGGLAGMGATVFVQPLDLVKNRMQLSGQGTKAREYKTSFHALFSILKNEGVRGIYTGLSAGLLRQATYTTTRLGIYTILFEKMTSADGRPPNFLLKALIGMTAGATGAFVGTPAEVALIRMTADGRMPADQRRGYTNVFNALARITREEGITTLWRGCVPTMARAVVVNAAQLASYSQSKQALLDSGYFGDDILCHFCASMISGLVTTAASMPVDIVKTRIQNMKMIDGKPEYKNGLEVLMRVIRSEGFFSLWKGFTPYYARLGPHTVLTFIFLEQMNKSYKTYILDR